AACTGGCACTCAGCTCTATCTGTCTGATCAAGATGGGGGCGGATCTTTTCCGCCATATCCTGACAGTCAAAGCGCAGCTTCCGTGTCTGCAACTGTGCAGCAATACCTACAGGTAAGAGTCCCGAGGCTTCAATACGGTTAAAGCAGTGATCCAGATCCTCTTTGATTGCCGCATCCAGCAACTGCTGTTTCAGTTGGTAAGCGGTTAAACCATCTAACTGAAACGGTTCTTCATCTTGCTGTTCAATGGTCGCATCATTAAAGAACACTTTAAGCCTGCGTTGAAAGAAGTATTTAACTGGATTACGCGCAAATGCCAGTAATTCAGACAACTCCAATTCTTCCAGGGGCTCTGCGGCCAATGGCGTGGTAATAAAGCTTTGCTCAACTTTCTCCTCATCTTTCAACAGCGGCAGCCATTCACTGGCATAGCTGAACAGAGGCGAGTCCGACCTGAAATATTGCTCATTAAACGGCTGTAGCGGATGCTGAACCAATATTTTATTAAGAAAAACCTCTGTATCAGCATCAGATTCAAAACAGTAATTCTGCTGGCAATATTCCAGCAACTCACTGATCAATACTGACGGCACTTTAGGGCTGTTATCCTGAACGCTACGGCCAATATAACTGATATAAAGAGTTTGCCGGGCGGAGAGCAGTGCTTCCAGAAACAGGTAGCGATCATCATCACGTCGGGAACGATCTCCACGGCGGGGAAAATCTGCCATCAGGTCGAAGCCCATAGGCGGTATCGCGCGTGGATAGACACCATCGTTCATGCCTAACAAACACACAACCTGAAATGGAATGGAGCGCATCGGCATCAAAGTACAAAAATTCACTGCCCCCATCATAAAACGCTGACTGGACTTACTGTTACCCAGTTCAGAGGTCAGGTAATCACGTACTATCGCCCAACTGAGAGGCTCTTCGTAGCAACTATCACTGAGTTGCTGCTGAAGCTTTTCCAGTACCTGACGAATCTGCATCAGCAGGATTTCATCTTGCTCATCGGGTTGATAAGCTCGCTGAATAATTTCATTAATCACGTCAAACCAGTCAGCTACTGACTGATCCTGCTTTAAGGCGTCACTGCAGAATTCCAGCAATTCAACAAATTCAGCCAGCTGGCCCAGATCTTCTGCTTCAAGGCCCTCGATCTCGGCATAAGGATCGATGCCCTGCCAGAGTTCATCTGTCTGCCCTAAGGCGAAACCCGCCAACATACGGCGCAAACCAAAACGCCAACTGTTCTGCTCAAAAGCAGGTAAACCCTGATTTTCACGCTGGGCTGCATCTATCCCCCAGCGAATCTGGCAGGCTTCAATCCAATGACAGATACGTTCAAACCGCTGCGCATCGAGACTAAATTTTCGCAACACCGCAGGGACTTCAAGAATCTCCAGCACTTCAGATACCGTTACCCGGCTCTCCGGCATTCCCAGCAGACGCAGAAAGCTCTGCAACAGCGGACTTTCCTGCTGCAGAGTACGATCGGAGATTGAAAAAGGTATATATCGTTGAAAGGGCGCATTACCAAATACCGCTTCAATATAGGGCGCATAAGCAGCAACATCTGGCATCATGACAATGATATCTCTGGGAGACAGTTCAGATTGCTCATCCAACATCGACAACAGCTGGTCGAAAAGCACCTCGACTTCCCGTAACGGACTGTGCGCGCTGTGTAGTTGTAAAGACCTGTCAT
The genomic region above belongs to Amphritea japonica ATCC BAA-1530 and contains:
- the recC gene encoding exodeoxyribonuclease V subunit gamma, which encodes MFQIYHSNKLDLQKDLLVEMISRHPIEDPFQAETILVQSPGMAQWLKLELADKLQIAANIDFPLPASFLWSSFTAVLKDVPARSAFNKEALTWGLMELLPQQLSKPEFAPLQRYLEEDQGQFKLYQLCGKVADIFDQYLVYRPEWIAAWETGDDLSDITAAQPWQPILWRLLQQHILGLGLSHWHRGNMFSGYVEALNRGDYDSAALPARLFVFGISALPQNFVEALQALGQKIDVFLLVTNPCRYFWGDIVDPKYLARLNQRWLAKPGMTAENYYSQGNPILASMGKLGRDYLYQIQDLGAPEVELFEDFGRRTLLSSVQQDILQLEDPSARAALDNEQKQLLLADDRSLQLHSAHSPLREVEVLFDQLLSMLDEQSELSPRDIIVMMPDVAAYAPYIEAVFGNAPFQRYIPFSISDRTLQQESPLLQSFLRLLGMPESRVTVSEVLEILEVPAVLRKFSLDAQRFERICHWIEACQIRWGIDAAQRENQGLPAFEQNSWRFGLRRMLAGFALGQTDELWQGIDPYAEIEGLEAEDLGQLAEFVELLEFCSDALKQDQSVADWFDVINEIIQRAYQPDEQDEILLMQIRQVLEKLQQQLSDSCYEEPLSWAIVRDYLTSELGNSKSSQRFMMGAVNFCTLMPMRSIPFQVVCLLGMNDGVYPRAIPPMGFDLMADFPRRGDRSRRDDDRYLFLEALLSARQTLYISYIGRSVQDNSPKVPSVLISELLEYCQQNYCFESDADTEVFLNKILVQHPLQPFNEQYFRSDSPLFSYASEWLPLLKDEEKVEQSFITTPLAAEPLEELELSELLAFARNPVKYFFQRRLKVFFNDATIEQQDEEPFQLDGLTAYQLKQQLLDAAIKEDLDHCFNRIEASGLLPVGIAAQLQTRKLRFDCQDMAEKIRPHLDQTDRAECQLVIAGIKLSGWLTGLHSSGLVRYRAANAKGRDIIHLWLEHLVLCASGQSLQSCFFGLNGRHWFEALDQGRAMDYLQEWLNAYRQGYCEPLPLPADTAWVLESKTIEKGEERGMAEAVKCFNIDAFTSMGESRDLYISRVYPEFSALGPRFNALSELLYQPVAELLLQSDGKGEAGDE